A single region of the Brachypodium distachyon strain Bd21 chromosome 3, Brachypodium_distachyon_v3.0, whole genome shotgun sequence genome encodes:
- the LOC100845405 gene encoding rho GDP-dissociation inhibitor 1 produces MSSAVEAMSCSKVDVAAVPEEAKERVVVMEHGINGGGADAAATNGKRGEAQCGRKDDGGEEEDDEDGEKVPEAIELGPILSIKDQLEKDKDDDSLRRWKEQLLGSVDLNSVGETLEPDVKIMSLSIISPGRPDIFLPLPVEPNGKGVWFTLKEGSLYKLKFTFSVSNNIVSGLRYTNRVWKTGIKVDSTKEMLGTFSPQQEPYTYVTPQETTPSGMFARGSYSARTKFLDDDRKCYLEINYTFDIRKDWPSSS; encoded by the exons ATGTCGTCGGCGGTAGAAGCCATGTCCTGCTCCAAGGTCGATGTCGCGGCGGTGCCGGAGGAGGCCAAGGAGCGCGTGGTGGTGATGGAGCACGGCATCAACGGAGgaggcgccgacgccgccgcgaccAACGGGAAGCGCGGCGAGGCGCAATGTGGCCGCaaggacgacggcggcgaggaggaagacgacgaggacgggGAGAAGGTCCCCGAGGCCATCGAGCTCGGCCCCATCCTCAGCATCAAGGACCAGCTCGAGAAGGACAAG GATGACGACAGCCTGAGGAGGTGGAAGGAGCAGCTGCTGGGCAGCGTGGATTTGAACTCCGTGGGAG AGACGCTGGAACCAGACGTGAAGATCATGAGCCTATCCATCATATCCCCGGGGCGGCCCGACATCTtcctgccgctgccggtggagcCCAACGGCAAGGGGGTGTGGTTCACCCTCAAGGAAGGCTCCCTGTACAAGCTCAAGTTCACCTTCTCCGTCAGCAACAACATCGTCTCCGGCCTCCGCTACACCAACCGCGTCTGGAAGACCGGCATCAAAG TGGACAGCACCAAGGAGATGCTCGGCACGTTCAGCCCCCAGCAGGAGCCGTACACGTACGTGACGCCTCAGGAGACCACGCCGTCGGGGATGTTCGCCCGGGGATCCTACTCTGCCAGGACCAAG TTTCTCGACGACGACCGGAAGTGCTACCTGGAGATCAACTACACGTTCGACATACGCAAGGACTGGCCGTCGTCGAGCTGA